One genomic region from Sphingobacterium sp. UGAL515B_05 encodes:
- the pyrH gene encoding UMP kinase: MKYKRILLKLSGESLMGDQSYGIDINRVSQYANDIKEIHDQGLEIAIVIGGGNIYRGLSAEKSGMDRVQADYMGMLATVINSMALQDALEKVGKKTRLLTAIKMEQICEPFIRRRAVRHLEKGRIVIFGAGTGNPYFTTDTAASLRAIEINADAVLKGTRVDGIYTADPEKDPSATKFEEISFTEVYEKGLNVMDMTAFTLCQENKLPIIVFDMNKPGNLLKLANGEHVGTVVK, translated from the coding sequence ATGAAATACAAACGTATCTTATTAAAACTTAGCGGTGAATCCTTAATGGGTGACCAAAGCTATGGTATCGATATTAACCGTGTATCACAATACGCTAATGATATCAAAGAAATTCACGATCAAGGTTTAGAAATTGCAATTGTTATCGGTGGCGGTAATATATACCGTGGTCTAAGCGCTGAAAAATCAGGCATGGACCGTGTTCAAGCAGACTATATGGGCATGCTTGCCACAGTCATCAACAGCATGGCTCTTCAGGATGCGCTTGAGAAAGTTGGGAAAAAGACACGTTTGCTTACTGCGATCAAAATGGAGCAAATTTGTGAACCTTTTATTCGTAGAAGAGCCGTTCGCCACCTGGAAAAAGGCCGTATTGTTATTTTCGGAGCTGGTACTGGAAATCCATATTTCACCACAGATACTGCAGCATCCTTGCGTGCAATTGAGATCAATGCCGATGCAGTATTGAAAGGAACACGTGTAGATGGTATCTATACTGCAGATCCTGAAAAAGATCCTAGTGCAACAAAATTTGAAGAAATATCATTCACAGAGGTTTATGAGAAAGGATTAAATGTCATGGATATGACTGCCTTTACCCTTTGTCAAGAAAACAAATTACCGATCATCGTATTTGATATGAACAAACCAGGCAATTTATTAAAACTTGCCAATGGTGAACATGTCGGAACTGTGGTTAAATAA
- a CDS encoding sugar phosphate isomerase/epimerase: MMNNSRRQFLKQAGIGLSAAYLVPNFISCQNKAGAISDNPLQNIGVQLYSIRDLMDKDPKGSLEQIAKIGYKHVELYGIDATAKQFWKLPYKELKKILDDNGLKTHSGHYDMSKYLSKAHTDKEDLAVYFDAAKELGQEYVIAPVTPMFDLNALKKDDYLYAAEQLNKAGEQAKKLGLKVAYHNHFWEFRDLGNNTTGEEVMLAFTEPDLVDFELDLFWAEKAGKNPIALFEKFPNRFKLWHVKDMDKTKSNPIEWPKDGKLPIEQIFNDIKYTEVGTGSINFPEIVKEKSKSGLKYAFVEQDNIYMPNKMESLKKSYDYVQTNLTK; encoded by the coding sequence ATGATGAACAATTCTCGCCGTCAATTTTTAAAGCAAGCTGGAATAGGTCTTTCGGCAGCTTATCTGGTGCCCAACTTTATATCTTGTCAAAATAAAGCCGGAGCAATCAGCGACAATCCATTACAGAATATAGGCGTGCAGCTCTATTCCATTCGTGATTTAATGGATAAAGATCCGAAAGGATCTCTGGAACAAATTGCCAAAATTGGGTATAAACATGTTGAGCTCTATGGCATAGACGCCACAGCCAAACAGTTCTGGAAATTACCCTACAAAGAGTTGAAGAAAATATTGGATGATAACGGTCTAAAAACACATTCAGGCCATTATGATATGTCCAAATACCTTAGTAAAGCTCATACCGACAAAGAGGATCTTGCGGTTTATTTTGATGCAGCAAAAGAACTTGGTCAAGAATATGTAATTGCTCCTGTAACACCGATGTTTGATCTGAATGCATTGAAAAAAGACGATTATCTCTATGCTGCAGAGCAATTGAATAAGGCTGGTGAACAGGCTAAAAAATTAGGTTTAAAAGTTGCTTATCACAACCATTTCTGGGAATTTAGGGATCTAGGCAATAATACGACGGGTGAAGAGGTTATGTTAGCATTCACCGAACCCGACTTGGTCGATTTTGAATTAGACCTTTTCTGGGCAGAAAAAGCGGGTAAAAACCCGATAGCTTTGTTTGAAAAATTCCCCAACCGCTTTAAACTTTGGCACGTTAAAGATATGGATAAAACAAAATCCAATCCTATTGAATGGCCTAAAGATGGAAAATTGCCTATCGAACAAATCTTCAACGATATCAAATATACCGAAGTGGGAACCGGAAGCATCAATTTCCCTGAAATTGTTAAAGAAAAGAGCAAATCAGGACTTAAATATGCTTTTGTTGAACAAGATAATATTTATATGCCCAATAAGATGGAAAGTCTTAAAAAGAGCTACGATTATGTTCAGACAAATCTTACAAAATAA
- a CDS encoding BlaI/MecI/CopY family transcriptional regulator, translated as MEDFKELTKAEEQIMQELWEMGRGFVKEIIDRLSEPKPAYNTVSTIVRILETKGFVTHESFGKSHRYLPKISKEEYKKGITGKLLTNYFDNSPKSMLSYFLEENRLDIKELDDILSIIERNK; from the coding sequence ATGGAGGATTTTAAAGAGTTAACGAAAGCTGAGGAGCAGATTATGCAAGAGCTCTGGGAGATGGGCCGTGGCTTTGTCAAAGAGATTATTGATCGACTTTCGGAACCGAAACCGGCTTACAATACGGTCTCGACCATCGTTCGTATTCTTGAAACAAAGGGCTTTGTAACGCATGAATCTTTTGGGAAAAGTCATCGATATTTACCAAAGATTTCAAAAGAGGAATATAAGAAAGGTATTACAGGTAAGTTATTAACCAATTATTTTGATAATTCGCCCAAAAGTATGCTCTCTTATTTTTTGGAAGAGAACAGGTTGGACATCAAAGAACTTGATGACATCTTGTCCATCATCGAACGTAATAAATAA
- the bshA gene encoding N-acetyl-alpha-D-glucosaminyl L-malate synthase BshA, with amino-acid sequence MKIGIVCYPTFGGSGVVATELGKALAANGHEIHFITYRQPARLDFFSENLYYHEVAVSQYPLFDFLPYESALASKLVDVVRFEKLDLIHVHYAIPHASAAFMAKQILLTTYGINIPVVTTLHGTDITLVGKDKSFSPVVTFSINQSDGVTAVSQNLKDQTLQYFDITRDIKVIPNFIDLDRFSNKDRSHFKKAIAPGNERILVHTSNFRKVKNTEDVIRIFKKVHDVIPSKLLMVGDGPERRNAEELSRELDVCKDVRFLGKQDAVEEILSVSDLFLMPSSSESFGLAALEAMACQVPVISSNTGGLPELNENGVTGFLSAVGDVDDMAKNSIYILEDGERLEKFKEAALNHAKKFQLSNIMPLYEQYYQEVINQTIKAQ; translated from the coding sequence ATGAAAATAGGAATTGTTTGTTATCCCACCTTTGGTGGAAGTGGTGTAGTTGCAACCGAACTAGGAAAGGCTTTGGCCGCTAATGGACATGAGATCCATTTTATCACCTACCGACAACCCGCACGTCTGGATTTCTTCTCTGAAAACCTATACTACCATGAGGTAGCTGTTTCACAGTACCCCCTTTTTGATTTTCTACCCTATGAATCTGCATTAGCCAGCAAATTGGTTGATGTAGTTCGTTTCGAAAAGTTGGATTTGATCCATGTGCACTATGCCATTCCACACGCATCAGCGGCATTTATGGCAAAACAAATTTTACTCACTACGTATGGCATTAATATTCCCGTAGTGACCACCTTACATGGTACAGATATTACACTGGTTGGTAAAGACAAGAGTTTTAGTCCTGTTGTTACATTCTCCATCAATCAATCCGATGGCGTAACTGCGGTATCACAGAATCTGAAAGATCAAACGCTCCAATACTTTGACATTACCCGAGACATCAAAGTAATCCCAAACTTTATTGATCTGGATAGGTTCAGCAATAAAGATCGGTCACATTTCAAAAAAGCCATTGCACCGGGCAATGAACGTATATTGGTTCATACCTCCAACTTTAGGAAAGTTAAGAATACAGAAGATGTTATTCGTATTTTTAAGAAAGTACATGATGTAATCCCTTCCAAATTATTAATGGTAGGTGATGGTCCCGAGCGTCGAAATGCAGAGGAGCTATCCAGAGAACTTGATGTATGCAAAGACGTCCGTTTCTTGGGGAAACAAGACGCAGTGGAAGAAATATTGTCTGTATCGGATCTTTTCCTAATGCCTTCAAGCTCGGAAAGCTTCGGGCTTGCAGCCCTAGAAGCCATGGCCTGTCAAGTTCCGGTCATCTCTTCCAATACCGGAGGTTTACCTGAACTAAATGAAAACGGTGTCACTGGATTTCTGAGTGCGGTGGGTGATGTTGATGATATGGCAAAAAATTCGATTTATATCCTGGAAGATGGAGAGCGCTTAGAGAAATTTAAAGAAGCAGCTTTAAATCATGCGAAAAAATTCCAATTGTCTAATATTATGCCTTTGTATGAGCAGTATTATCAAGAAGTCATCAATCAAACAATAAAAGCACAATAA
- a CDS encoding 5-(carboxyamino)imidazole ribonucleotide synthase has translation MAKDFYGELQLGILGGGQLGRMLIQEAINYNVNVHVLDPDKNAPCRKLCNKFECGSLGDFETVYNFGKDLDMITIEIEKVNVDALEKLEGEGVIVYPQSRIIRLIQDKGLQKQFFKQNDIPTSAFQLISNKDNLVNASLNLPYIQKLRKDGYDGKGVKKIVTQQDIQEAFEEASLIEEWVDFEKEIAVIVARNDKGEVSTFPMVEMEFNPQANLVEFLIAPSLYGVEIQQRAEAIAKKIADDLQIVGILAVEMFLTKNGDILVNELAPRPHNSGHQTIEGNYVSQFAQHLRAIFNLPLGDTRCRTNAVMINLLGEAGYEGLAKYEGVEEVLAMEGVYIHLYGKKYTKPFRKMGHVCIINDDREKAISNARKVQEILKVKA, from the coding sequence ATGGCAAAAGATTTTTATGGTGAATTGCAATTGGGTATTCTTGGCGGTGGTCAACTGGGAAGAATGCTCATCCAGGAAGCCATTAATTACAATGTAAATGTTCATGTATTGGACCCGGATAAGAATGCTCCTTGTCGTAAGTTGTGCAATAAATTTGAATGTGGTTCATTGGGCGATTTTGAAACGGTCTATAATTTCGGTAAGGATTTGGACATGATCACGATCGAGATCGAGAAGGTGAATGTAGATGCTTTGGAGAAACTGGAAGGCGAGGGAGTAATCGTGTACCCGCAATCACGTATCATTCGTCTGATTCAAGATAAAGGTCTACAAAAGCAATTTTTTAAACAAAACGATATACCAACGTCGGCGTTTCAATTGATATCCAATAAGGATAATTTAGTAAATGCCTCGTTAAACTTACCGTATATCCAGAAATTACGTAAGGATGGATATGATGGAAAAGGGGTGAAGAAGATTGTTACCCAACAGGATATACAAGAGGCGTTCGAAGAAGCTAGCTTAATTGAAGAATGGGTAGATTTTGAAAAGGAAATTGCGGTCATTGTTGCCCGGAATGATAAGGGTGAGGTGTCTACATTTCCAATGGTGGAGATGGAATTTAATCCTCAGGCTAACTTGGTGGAATTTTTGATTGCGCCGTCTTTGTATGGTGTAGAGATTCAACAACGCGCGGAGGCGATAGCAAAAAAGATTGCCGATGATTTGCAGATCGTAGGTATATTGGCTGTAGAGATGTTCCTAACGAAAAATGGTGATATTCTGGTCAACGAATTGGCTCCGCGCCCGCATAATAGTGGTCATCAGACAATAGAGGGTAACTATGTGTCGCAATTTGCTCAACACTTAAGGGCTATATTCAATCTACCGTTAGGTGATACCAGATGCAGAACGAATGCCGTTATGATTAACCTTTTGGGGGAAGCCGGTTATGAAGGGTTGGCTAAGTATGAGGGGGTTGAAGAGGTGCTGGCTATGGAAGGTGTATATATCCATCTGTATGGTAAGAAATATACAAAGCCATTCCGCAAAATGGGCCATGTTTGTATCATCAATGATGATCGGGAGAAAGCGATCTCCAACGCAAGAAAAGTACAAGAAATATTAAAAGTTAAAGCTTAA
- the arfB gene encoding alternative ribosome rescue aminoacyl-tRNA hydrolase ArfB — MNLESVIGELTFKFSRSGGAGGQHVNKVSSKVLLQWDVALSTAVSVEEKAMIFTVLTNRINKEGILQLECDIDRSQIRNKEIAIDRFKRILTAALVPAKPRKKTKTPYSSVLKRLDRKKQQSQLKASRKKNFDE, encoded by the coding sequence ATGAATTTAGAAAGTGTAATAGGAGAACTTACGTTTAAGTTTTCCAGGTCGGGCGGAGCAGGGGGACAACATGTAAACAAGGTGTCATCCAAAGTATTGCTGCAGTGGGATGTAGCGCTTTCGACAGCTGTTTCTGTCGAAGAAAAAGCGATGATTTTCACCGTGTTGACAAACCGTATAAATAAAGAAGGAATACTGCAACTGGAATGCGATATTGACCGGTCGCAGATCCGCAATAAAGAAATCGCAATCGATCGCTTTAAGCGTATATTGACGGCCGCACTTGTGCCAGCAAAACCTCGTAAGAAAACCAAAACTCCGTATTCGAGTGTTCTCAAAAGGCTGGATCGAAAGAAACAACAGTCGCAATTGAAAGCTTCAAGGAAAAAGAATTTCGATGAATAA
- the frr gene encoding ribosome recycling factor, producing the protein MNELISIELDDCKDKMSKAVAHTESELTKIRAGKASPSMLDGISVDYYGSATPLSQVANINTTDARTIVIQPWEKSLINAIEKAITDANLGINPQNDGIVIRLNIPPLTEERRRDLVKKVKEETERGRIGIRNIRKDTNESIKKLKNDGASEDEIKTAEGEVQKLTDAFIVKVDKLAELKEKDIMTV; encoded by the coding sequence ATGAACGAACTAATTTCAATTGAATTGGACGATTGTAAAGACAAGATGTCCAAAGCAGTTGCTCACACCGAATCCGAATTAACTAAAATTCGTGCGGGTAAAGCTTCTCCATCTATGTTAGATGGAATTTCAGTAGACTATTATGGCAGCGCCACTCCGCTTTCACAAGTGGCCAACATCAATACAACTGATGCACGGACTATTGTTATCCAACCTTGGGAAAAATCGCTCATCAACGCAATTGAAAAAGCTATCACAGACGCTAACCTAGGAATTAACCCACAGAATGACGGCATCGTTATTCGTCTGAATATCCCTCCTTTGACAGAAGAAAGAAGACGTGATTTGGTTAAGAAAGTAAAAGAAGAAACTGAAAGAGGCCGTATTGGTATTCGTAATATCCGTAAAGATACAAACGAATCCATCAAAAAATTAAAAAATGACGGCGCTTCTGAAGATGAGATCAAAACTGCTGAAGGTGAGGTTCAAAAATTAACGGATGCATTCATTGTAAAAGTTGATAAATTGGCTGAACTGAAAGAAAAAGATATCATGACTGTTTAA
- a CDS encoding NADH-quinone oxidoreductase subunit B: protein MSLDSQLQNNGVIVAKLDDLLNWARLSSMWPMSFGIACCAIEMMGAMASTYDLDRIGVFPRPSPRQSDVIIIAGTVTFKMADRIKKLYEQMPDPKYVISMGSCSNCGGPYWQHGYHVVKGVDRVIPVDVYVQGCPPRPEALIGAFIELQKKIDKESLLGEQLFNGKA from the coding sequence ATGAGTTTAGATAGTCAATTGCAGAATAATGGTGTTATTGTTGCCAAATTAGATGATTTGCTGAATTGGGCAAGATTATCTTCGATGTGGCCTATGAGCTTTGGTATTGCTTGCTGTGCCATTGAAATGATGGGGGCAATGGCTTCAACTTACGATTTAGATCGGATTGGCGTATTTCCAAGGCCTTCTCCAAGGCAATCCGATGTGATCATCATTGCTGGAACGGTTACCTTTAAGATGGCCGATCGAATCAAGAAACTATATGAACAGATGCCAGATCCTAAATATGTTATTTCGATGGGCTCTTGTTCCAACTGTGGTGGTCCCTATTGGCAGCATGGTTATCATGTGGTCAAGGGGGTAGATCGCGTTATCCCTGTGGATGTTTATGTCCAGGGATGTCCACCACGTCCAGAGGCACTAATTGGTGCTTTTATTGAATTGCAAAAAAAGATAGACAAAGAAAGCTTGTTAGGTGAGCAATTGTTCAACGGAAAAGCTTAA
- the purE gene encoding 5-(carboxyamino)imidazole ribonucleotide mutase — translation MSVNNKAQVGIIMGSKSDLPVMQDAIDVLKALGVEFEVTIVSAHRTPQRMFDYAKNAAFRGLKVIIAGAGGAAHLPGMVASITHLPVIGVPVKSSNSIDGWDSVLSILQMPNGIPVATVALNAAKNAGILAAQILGTHDETISKNIIEFKEELARKVIETAVEVEDTEF, via the coding sequence ATGTCAGTCAATAATAAGGCCCAGGTAGGCATTATCATGGGAAGCAAATCAGACCTTCCTGTTATGCAGGATGCTATAGATGTGCTCAAAGCCCTTGGAGTGGAATTTGAGGTAACGATCGTCTCAGCACATCGTACACCACAACGTATGTTTGATTATGCGAAAAATGCAGCATTTCGTGGTTTGAAAGTTATTATTGCTGGAGCTGGTGGTGCGGCGCATTTGCCAGGAATGGTCGCTTCTATTACACATTTACCTGTAATAGGCGTGCCTGTAAAATCATCAAATTCCATTGATGGATGGGACTCGGTACTTTCTATTCTTCAGATGCCCAATGGTATTCCTGTAGCAACTGTCGCTTTAAATGCGGCGAAGAATGCAGGTATATTGGCTGCTCAGATTCTTGGTACACATGATGAAACAATCAGCAAGAATATCATCGAATTTAAAGAAGAGTTGGCGAGAAAAGTAATCGAGACCGCAGTGGAGGTAGAAGATACCGAATTTTAA
- a CDS encoding DUF1003 domain-containing protein, translating to MENFVSAISGQEFPVEQRILGASIRQPIFKLVKKEYPSFSKDKYIAATELMKYKEAYIAEFLKDEFGQLSQLDQQVIDSFRENRVISASLDGDSKECLTLGERVADKVAEFGGSWTFIISFMLFLVVWIAANIYWLNNKGFDPYPFILLNLILSCVAALQAPVIMMSQNRQEDKDRERARNDYVVNLKAELEIRELHEKIDHLIIRKEQELVEVQRDQVEKLGFLLKKMEKIEEAFKDK from the coding sequence ATGGAGAACTTCGTCAGTGCTATTTCAGGGCAAGAATTTCCTGTAGAGCAACGTATTTTGGGCGCTTCGATTCGACAGCCCATTTTTAAGCTGGTCAAAAAGGAATATCCAAGTTTTAGTAAGGATAAATATATTGCAGCTACGGAGTTGATGAAATATAAAGAAGCTTATATAGCCGAATTTCTAAAAGATGAATTCGGGCAATTAAGCCAATTGGACCAGCAAGTGATCGATAGTTTTAGGGAAAATAGAGTAATCAGCGCAAGTTTGGATGGTGATAGCAAAGAATGTTTAACCCTGGGAGAACGGGTTGCAGACAAAGTAGCTGAGTTTGGCGGAAGCTGGACCTTTATTATTTCCTTTATGCTGTTTTTAGTTGTTTGGATTGCAGCGAATATCTATTGGTTGAACAATAAAGGATTTGATCCTTACCCTTTTATTTTGCTTAATCTTATTTTGTCCTGTGTAGCTGCTTTACAGGCTCCCGTTATCATGATGAGTCAAAATCGGCAAGAAGACAAAGACCGTGAGCGTGCTCGAAACGATTATGTCGTCAATTTGAAGGCTGAACTCGAAATTAGGGAATTGCATGAGAAAATAGATCATCTTATTATTCGCAAAGAACAGGAACTGGTTGAGGTACAGCGGGATCAAGTGGAGAAATTGGGGTTCCTATTAAAAAAGATGGAAAAAATAGAAGAAGCATTTAAAGATAAATGA